In Melospiza georgiana isolate bMelGeo1 chromosome 15, bMelGeo1.pri, whole genome shotgun sequence, one genomic interval encodes:
- the LOC131089735 gene encoding uncharacterized protein LOC131089735 isoform X26, whose translation MTPQSLDCSDPFSSQAPGCWGTAGAASALESALCCQAGHGGQGWTGMDRTRGTGMDWDGQERTGGQGWTGMDRTWGTGMDRTRGTGMDRDGQDTMYMEHTGWTGHGIPWIVQDMMHTGCTGCDTWGLYRTWSSMGWTGHRAHTLHSTECHTEPRTVSHTAQDSVTHCTRCHTQPRTVSHTAQDSVTQSPGRCHTEPRTVSHRAQDGVTHSPGQCHTLHKVSHTAQDSVTHSPGQCHTQHRVSHTFQDSVTHSTGQCHTQPRTVSHTAQDSVTHSTGCHTEHRTVSHTAQHRVSHRAQDSVTHSTGQCHTQHRVSHRAQDGVTHIPGQCHTAQHRQSPGSSQAAEELKQAWPLLAPGRLLLPQHHKLCLKGSFSTPQTHCKSCFKH comes from the exons ATGACACCTCAGAGTCTGGACTGCAGTGACCCCTTCTCCTCACAGGcccctgggtgctgggggactgcaggagcagcctcagctctggagtcagccctgtgctgccaggcaggacacgggggacagggatggactgggatggacaggacacgggggacagggatggactgggatggacaggagaggacagggggacagggatggactgggatggacaggacatgggggacagggatggacaggacacgggggacagggat ggacagggatggacaggaCACGATGTACATGGAGCACACAGGATGGACAGGACATGGAATTCCATGGATTGTACAGGACATGATGCACACAGGCTGTACAGGATGTGACACATGGGGACTGTACAGGACATGGAGTTCCATGGGCTGGACaggacacagagcacacacactgcacagcacagagtgtcacacagagcccaggacagtgtcacacacagcccaggacaGTGTCACACACTGCACaaggtgtcacacacagcccaggacagtgtcacacacagcccaggacagtgtcacacagagcccaggacg GTgtcacacagagcccaggacagtgtcacacagagcccaggatggtgtcacacacagcccaggacaGTGTCACACACTGCACaaggtgtcacacacagcccaggacagtgtcacacacagcccaggacagtgtcacacacagcacagggtgTCACACACATTCCAGgacagtgtcacacacagcacaggacagtgtcacacacagcccaggaca gtgtcacacacagcacaggacagtgtcacacacagcacagggtgtcacacagagcacaggacaGTGTCACACACTG cacagcacagagtgtcacacagagcccaggacagtgtcacacacagcacaggacagtgtcacacacagcacagggtgtcacacagagcccaggacgGTGTCACACACATTCCAGGACAGTGTcacactgcccagcacaggcagagcccgggcagctcccaggctgcagaggaactAAAGCAAGCCTGGCCCCTGCTGGCCCCGGGacggctcctgctgccccaacACCACAAACTCTGCCTGAAGGGCTCCTTCAGCACACCACAGACTCACTGCAAGAGCTGCTTCAAACATTAG
- the LOC131089735 gene encoding uncharacterized protein LOC131089735 isoform X24 — translation MTPQSLDCSDPFSSQAPGCWGTAGAASALESALCCQAGHGGQGWTGMDRTRGTGMDWDGQERTGGQGWTGMDRTWGTGMDRTRGTGMDRDGQDTMYMEHTGWTGHGIPWIVQDMMHTGCTGCDTWGLYRTWSSMGWTGHRAHTLHSTECHTEPRTVSHTAQDSVTHCTRCHTQPRTVSHTAQDSVTQSPGRCHTEPRTVSHRAQDGVTHSPGQCHTQPRTVSHTAQGVTHIPGQCHTQHRTVSHTAQDSVTQSPGRCHTQHRVSHTAQDSVTHSTGCHTEHRTVSHTAQHRVSHRAQDSVTHSTGQCHTQHRVSHRAQDGVTHIPGQCHTAQHRQSPGSSQAAEELKQAWPLLAPGRLLLPQHHKLCLKGSFSTPQTHCKSCFKH, via the exons ATGACACCTCAGAGTCTGGACTGCAGTGACCCCTTCTCCTCACAGGcccctgggtgctgggggactgcaggagcagcctcagctctggagtcagccctgtgctgccaggcaggacacgggggacagggatggactgggatggacaggacacgggggacagggatggactgggatggacaggagaggacagggggacagggatggactgggatggacaggacatgggggacagggatggacaggacacgggggacagggat ggacagggatggacaggaCACGATGTACATGGAGCACACAGGATGGACAGGACATGGAATTCCATGGATTGTACAGGACATGATGCACACAGGCTGTACAGGATGTGACACATGGGGACTGTACAGGACATGGAGTTCCATGGGCTGGACaggacacagagcacacacactgcacagcacagagtgtcacacagagcccaggacagtgtcacacacagcccaggacaGTGTCACACACTGCACaaggtgtcacacacagcccaggacagtgtcacacacagcccaggacagtgtcacacagagcccaggacg GTgtcacacagagcccaggacagtgtcacacagagcccaggatg gtgtcacacacagcccaggacagtgtcacacacagcccaggacagtgtcacacacagcacagggtgTCACACACATTCCAGgacagtgtcacacacagcacaggacagtgtcacacacagcccaggacagtgtcacacagagcccaggacggtgtcacacacagcacagg gtgtcacacacagcacaggacagtgtcacacacagcacagggtgtcacacagagcacaggacaGTGTCACACACTG cacagcacagagtgtcacacagagcccaggacagtgtcacacacagcacaggacagtgtcacacacagcacagggtgtcacacagagcccaggacgGTGTCACACACATTCCAGGACAGTGTcacactgcccagcacaggcagagcccgggcagctcccaggctgcagaggaactAAAGCAAGCCTGGCCCCTGCTGGCCCCGGGacggctcctgctgccccaacACCACAAACTCTGCCTGAAGGGCTCCTTCAGCACACCACAGACTCACTGCAAGAGCTGCTTCAAACATTAG
- the LOC131089735 gene encoding uncharacterized protein LOC131089735 isoform X27, whose protein sequence is MTPQSLDCSDPFSSQAPGCWGTAGAASALESALCCQAGHGGQGWTGMDRTRGTGMDWDGQERTGGQGWTGMDRTWGTGMDRTRGTGMDRDGQDTMYMEHTGWTGHGIPWIVQDMMHTGCTGCDTWGLYRTWSSMGWTGHRAHTLHSTECHTEPRTVSHTAQDSVTHCTRCHTQPRTVSHTAQDSVTQSPGRCHTEPRTVSHRAQDGVTHSPGQCHTQPRTVSHTAQGVTHIPGQCHTQHRTVSHTAQDSVTHSTGCHTLHKVSHTAQDSVTHSTGCHTEHRTVSHTAQHRVSHRAQDSVTHSTGQCHTQHRVSHRAQDGVTHIPGQCHTAQHRQSPGSSQAAEELKQAWPLLAPGRLLLPQHHKLCLKGSFSTPQTHCKSCFKH, encoded by the exons ATGACACCTCAGAGTCTGGACTGCAGTGACCCCTTCTCCTCACAGGcccctgggtgctgggggactgcaggagcagcctcagctctggagtcagccctgtgctgccaggcaggacacgggggacagggatggactgggatggacaggacacgggggacagggatggactgggatggacaggagaggacagggggacagggatggactgggatggacaggacatgggggacagggatggacaggacacgggggacagggat ggacagggatggacaggaCACGATGTACATGGAGCACACAGGATGGACAGGACATGGAATTCCATGGATTGTACAGGACATGATGCACACAGGCTGTACAGGATGTGACACATGGGGACTGTACAGGACATGGAGTTCCATGGGCTGGACaggacacagagcacacacactgcacagcacagagtgtcacacagagcccaggacagtgtcacacacagcccaggacaGTGTCACACACTGCACaaggtgtcacacacagcccaggacagtgtcacacacagcccaggacagtgtcacacagagcccaggacg GTgtcacacagagcccaggacagtgtcacacagagcccaggatg gtgtcacacacagcccaggacagtgtcacacacagcccaggacagtgtcacacacagcacagggtgTCACACACATTCCAGgacagtgtcacacacagcacaggacagtgtcacacacagcccaggaca gtgtcacacacagcacagggtgTCACACACTGCACaaggtgtcacacacagcacaggacagtgtcacacacagcacagggtgtcacacagagcacaggacaGTGTCACACACTG cacagcacagagtgtcacacagagcccaggacagtgtcacacacagcacaggacagtgtcacacacagcacagggtgtcacacagagcccaggacgGTGTCACACACATTCCAGGACAGTGTcacactgcccagcacaggcagagcccgggcagctcccaggctgcagaggaactAAAGCAAGCCTGGCCCCTGCTGGCCCCGGGacggctcctgctgccccaacACCACAAACTCTGCCTGAAGGGCTCCTTCAGCACACCACAGACTCACTGCAAGAGCTGCTTCAAACATTAG
- the LOC131089735 gene encoding uncharacterized protein LOC131089735 isoform X5, whose product MTPQSLDCSDPFSSQAPGCWGTAGAASALESALCCQAGHGGQGWTGMDRTRGTGMDWDGQERTGGQGWTGMDRTWGTGMDRTRGTGMDRDGQDTMYMEHTGWTGHGIPWIVQDMMHTGCTGCDTWGLYRTWSSMGWTGHRAHTLHSTECHTEPRTVSHTAQDSVTHCTRCHTQPRTVSHTAQDSVTQSPGRCHTLHKVSHRAQDSVTQSPGQCHTEPRMVSHTAQDSVTHCTRCHTQPRTVSHTAQDSVTHSTGCHTHSRTVSHTAQDSVTHSPGQCHTEPRTVSHTAQGVTHSTGCHTLHKVSHTAQDSVTHSTGCHTEHRTVSHTAQHRVSHRAQDSVTHSTGQCHTQHRVSHRAQDGVTHIPGQCHTAQHRQSPGSSQAAEELKQAWPLLAPGRLLLPQHHKLCLKGSFSTPQTHCKSCFKH is encoded by the exons ATGACACCTCAGAGTCTGGACTGCAGTGACCCCTTCTCCTCACAGGcccctgggtgctgggggactgcaggagcagcctcagctctggagtcagccctgtgctgccaggcaggacacgggggacagggatggactgggatggacaggacacgggggacagggatggactgggatggacaggagaggacagggggacagggatggactgggatggacaggacatgggggacagggatggacaggacacgggggacagggat ggacagggatggacaggaCACGATGTACATGGAGCACACAGGATGGACAGGACATGGAATTCCATGGATTGTACAGGACATGATGCACACAGGCTGTACAGGATGTGACACATGGGGACTGTACAGGACATGGAGTTCCATGGGCTGGACaggacacagagcacacacactgcacagcacagagtgtcacacagagcccaggacagtgtcacacacagcccaggacaGTGTCACACACTGCACaaggtgtcacacacagcccaggacagtgtcacacacagcccaggacagtgtcacacagagcccaggacgGTGTCACACACTGCACAAGGTgtcacacagagcccaggaca GTgtcacacagagcccaggacagtgtcacacagagcccaggatggtgtcacacacagcccaggacaGTGTCACACACTGCACaaggtgtcacacacagcccaggacagtgtcacacacagcccaggacagtgtcacacacagcacagggtgTCACACACATTCCAGgacagtgtcacacacagcacaggacagtgtcacacacagcccaggacagtgtcacacagagcccaggacggtgtcacacacagcacagggtgtcacacacagcacagggtgTCACACACTGCACaaggtgtcacacacagcacaggacagtgtcacacacagcacagggtgtcacacagagcacaggacaGTGTCACACACTG cacagcacagagtgtcacacagagcccaggacagtgtcacacacagcacaggacagtgtcacacacagcacagggtgtcacacagagcccaggacgGTGTCACACACATTCCAGGACAGTGTcacactgcccagcacaggcagagcccgggcagctcccaggctgcagaggaactAAAGCAAGCCTGGCCCCTGCTGGCCCCGGGacggctcctgctgccccaacACCACAAACTCTGCCTGAAGGGCTCCTTCAGCACACCACAGACTCACTGCAAGAGCTGCTTCAAACATTAG
- the LOC131089735 gene encoding uncharacterized protein LOC131089735 isoform X45, whose product MTPQSLDCSDPFSSQAPGCWGTAGAASALESALCCQAGHGGQGWTGMDRTRGTGMDWDGQERTGGQGWTGMDRTWGTGMDRTRGTGMDRDGQDTMYMEHTGWTGHGIPWIVQDMMHTGCTGCDTWGLYRTWSSMGWTGHRAHTLHSTECHTEPRTVSHTAQDSVTHCTRCHTQPRTVSHTAQDSVTQSPGRCHTEPRTVSHRAQDGVTHSPGQCHTQPRTVSHTAQGVTHIPGQCHTQHRTVSHTAQDSVTQSPGRCHTQHRTVSHIAQDSVTHSTECHTEPRTVSHTAQDSVTHSTGCHTEPRTVSHTFQDSVTLPSTGRARAAPRLQRN is encoded by the exons ATGACACCTCAGAGTCTGGACTGCAGTGACCCCTTCTCCTCACAGGcccctgggtgctgggggactgcaggagcagcctcagctctggagtcagccctgtgctgccaggcaggacacgggggacagggatggactgggatggacaggacacgggggacagggatggactgggatggacaggagaggacagggggacagggatggactgggatggacaggacatgggggacagggatggacaggacacgggggacagggat ggacagggatggacaggaCACGATGTACATGGAGCACACAGGATGGACAGGACATGGAATTCCATGGATTGTACAGGACATGATGCACACAGGCTGTACAGGATGTGACACATGGGGACTGTACAGGACATGGAGTTCCATGGGCTGGACaggacacagagcacacacactgcacagcacagagtgtcacacagagcccaggacagtgtcacacacagcccaggacaGTGTCACACACTGCACaaggtgtcacacacagcccaggacagtgtcacacacagcccaggacagtgtcacacagagcccaggacg GTgtcacacagagcccaggacagtgtcacacagagcccaggatg gtgtcacacacagcccaggacagtgtcacacacagcccaggacagtgtcacacacagcacagggtgTCACACACATTCCAGgacagtgtcacacacagcacaggacagtgtcacacacagcccaggacagtgtcacacagagcccaggacg gtgtcacacacagcacaggacagTGTCACACATAGCACAGgacagtgtcacacacagcacagagtgtcacacagagcccaggacagtgtcacacacagcacaggacagtgtcacacacagcacagggtgtcacacagagcccaggacgGTGTCACACACATTCCAGGACAGTGTcacactgcccagcacaggcagagcccgggcagctcccaggctgcagaggaactAA
- the LOC131089735 gene encoding uncharacterized protein LOC131089735 isoform X39, with translation MTPQSLDCSDPFSSQAPGCWGTAGAASALESALCCQAGHGGQGWTGMDRTRGTGMDWDGQERTGGQGWTGMDRTWGTGMDRTRGTGMDRDGQDTMYMEHTGWTGHGIPWIVQDMMHTGCTGCDTWGLYRTWSSMGWTGHRAHTLHSTECHTEPRTVSHTAQDSVTHSPGQCHTEPRTVSHRAQDSVTQSPGWCHTQPRTVSHTAQGVTHSPGQCHTQPRTVSHTAQDSVTHSTGCHTEHRTVSHTAQHRVSHRAQDSVTHSTGQCHTQHRVSHRAQDGVTHIPGQCHTAQHRQSPGSSQAAEELKQAWPLLAPGRLLLPQHHKLCLKGSFSTPQTHCKSCFKH, from the exons ATGACACCTCAGAGTCTGGACTGCAGTGACCCCTTCTCCTCACAGGcccctgggtgctgggggactgcaggagcagcctcagctctggagtcagccctgtgctgccaggcaggacacgggggacagggatggactgggatggacaggacacgggggacagggatggactgggatggacaggagaggacagggggacagggatggactgggatggacaggacatgggggacagggatggacaggacacgggggacagggat ggacagggatggacaggaCACGATGTACATGGAGCACACAGGATGGACAGGACATGGAATTCCATGGATTGTACAGGACATGATGCACACAGGCTGTACAGGATGTGACACATGGGGACTGTACAGGACATGGAGTTCCATGGGCTGGACaggacacagagcacacacactgcacagcacagagtgtcacacagagcccaggaca gtgtcacacacagcccaggacagtgtcacacacagcccaggacagtgtcacacagagcccaggacg GTgtcacacagagcccaggacagtgtcacacagagcccaggatggtgtcacacacagcccaggacaGTGTCACACACTGCACaaggtgtcacacacagcccaggacagtgtcacacacagcccaggaca gtgtcacacacagcacaggacagtgtcacacacagcacagggtgtcacacagagcacaggacaGTGTCACACACTG cacagcacagagtgtcacacagagcccaggacagtgtcacacacagcacaggacagtgtcacacacagcacagggtgtcacacagagcccaggacgGTGTCACACACATTCCAGGACAGTGTcacactgcccagcacaggcagagcccgggcagctcccaggctgcagaggaactAAAGCAAGCCTGGCCCCTGCTGGCCCCGGGacggctcctgctgccccaacACCACAAACTCTGCCTGAAGGGCTCCTTCAGCACACCACAGACTCACTGCAAGAGCTGCTTCAAACATTAG
- the LOC131089735 gene encoding uncharacterized protein LOC131089735 isoform X10: MTPQSLDCSDPFSSQAPGCWGTAGAASALESALCCQAGHGGQGWTGMDRTRGTGMDWDGQERTGGQGWTGMDRTWGTGMDRTRGTGMDRDGQDTMYMEHTGWTGHGIPWIVQDMMHTGCTGCDTWGLYRTWSSMGWTGHRAHTLHSTECHTEPRTVSHTAQDSVTHSPGQCHTEPRTVSHRAQDSVTQSPGWCHTQPRTVSHTAQGVTHSPGQCHTQPRTVSHTAQGVTHIPGQCHTQHRTVSHTAQDSVTQSPGRCHTQHRVSHTAQGVTHCTRCHTQHRTVSHTAQGVTQSTGQCHTLHKVSHTAQDSVTHSTGQCHTQHRVSHRAQDSVTHSTGQCHTQHRVSHRAQDGVTHIPGQCHTAQHRQSPGSSQAAEELKQAWPLLAPGRLLLPQHHKLCLKGSFSTPQTHCKSCFKH, from the exons ATGACACCTCAGAGTCTGGACTGCAGTGACCCCTTCTCCTCACAGGcccctgggtgctgggggactgcaggagcagcctcagctctggagtcagccctgtgctgccaggcaggacacgggggacagggatggactgggatggacaggacacgggggacagggatggactgggatggacaggagaggacagggggacagggatggactgggatggacaggacatgggggacagggatggacaggacacgggggacagggat ggacagggatggacaggaCACGATGTACATGGAGCACACAGGATGGACAGGACATGGAATTCCATGGATTGTACAGGACATGATGCACACAGGCTGTACAGGATGTGACACATGGGGACTGTACAGGACATGGAGTTCCATGGGCTGGACaggacacagagcacacacactgcacagcacagagtgtcacacagagcccaggaca gtgtcacacacagcccaggacagtgtcacacacagcccaggacagtgtcacacagagcccaggacg GTgtcacacagagcccaggacagtgtcacacagagcccaggatggtgtcacacacagcccaggacaGTGTCACACACTGCACaaggtgtcacacacagcccaggacagtgtcacacacagcccaggacagtgtcacacacagcacagggtgTCACACACATTCCAGgacagtgtcacacacagcacaggacagtgtcacacacagcccaggacagtgtcacacagagcccaggacggtgtcacacacagcacagggtgtcacacacagcacagggtgTCACACACTGCACaaggtgtcacacacagcacaggacagtgtcacacacagcacagggtgtcacacagagcacaggacaGTGTCACACACTGCACaaggtgtcacacacagcacaggacagTGTCACACATAGCACAGgacagtgtcacacacagcacagagtgtcacacagagcccaggacagtgtcacacacagcacaggacagtgtcacacacagcacagggtgtcacacagagcccaggacgGTGTCACACACATTCCAGGACAGTGTcacactgcccagcacaggcagagcccgggcagctcccaggctgcagaggaactAAAGCAAGCCTGGCCCCTGCTGGCCCCGGGacggctcctgctgccccaacACCACAAACTCTGCCTGAAGGGCTCCTTCAGCACACCACAGACTCACTGCAAGAGCTGCTTCAAACATTAG
- the LOC131089735 gene encoding uncharacterized protein LOC131089735 isoform X38, with amino-acid sequence MTPQSLDCSDPFSSQAPGCWGTAGAASALESALCCQAGHGGQGWTGMDRTRGTGMDWDGQERTGGQGWTGMDRTWGTGMDRTRGTGMDRDGQDTMYMEHTGWTGHGIPWIVQDMMHTGCTGCDTWGLYRTWSSMGWTGHRAHTLHSTECHTEPRTVSHTAQDSVTHCTRCHTQPRTVSHTAQDSVTQSPGRCHTEPRTVSHRAQDGVTHSPGQCHTQPRTVSHTAQDSVTHSTGCHTEHRTVSHTAQHRVSHRAQDSVTHSTGQCHTQHRVSHRAQDGVTHIPGQCHTAQHRQSPGSSQAAEELKQAWPLLAPGRLLLPQHHKLCLKGSFSTPQTHCKSCFKH; translated from the exons ATGACACCTCAGAGTCTGGACTGCAGTGACCCCTTCTCCTCACAGGcccctgggtgctgggggactgcaggagcagcctcagctctggagtcagccctgtgctgccaggcaggacacgggggacagggatggactgggatggacaggacacgggggacagggatggactgggatggacaggagaggacagggggacagggatggactgggatggacaggacatgggggacagggatggacaggacacgggggacagggat ggacagggatggacaggaCACGATGTACATGGAGCACACAGGATGGACAGGACATGGAATTCCATGGATTGTACAGGACATGATGCACACAGGCTGTACAGGATGTGACACATGGGGACTGTACAGGACATGGAGTTCCATGGGCTGGACaggacacagagcacacacactgcacagcacagagtgtcacacagagcccaggacagtgtcacacacagcccaggacaGTGTCACACACTGCACaaggtgtcacacacagcccaggacagtgtcacacacagcccaggacagtgtcacacagagcccaggacg GTgtcacacagagcccaggacagtgtcacacagagcccaggatg gtgtcacacacagcccaggacagtgtcacacacagcccaggaca gtgtcacacacagcacaggacagtgtcacacacagcacagggtgtcacacagagcacaggacaGTGTCACACACTG cacagcacagagtgtcacacagagcccaggacagtgtcacacacagcacaggacagtgtcacacacagcacagggtgtcacacagagcccaggacgGTGTCACACACATTCCAGGACAGTGTcacactgcccagcacaggcagagcccgggcagctcccaggctgcagaggaactAAAGCAAGCCTGGCCCCTGCTGGCCCCGGGacggctcctgctgccccaacACCACAAACTCTGCCTGAAGGGCTCCTTCAGCACACCACAGACTCACTGCAAGAGCTGCTTCAAACATTAG
- the LOC131089735 gene encoding mucin-2-like isoform X42: MDRDGQDTMYMEHTGWTGHGIPWIVQDMMHTGCTGCDTWGLYRTWSSMGWTGHRAHTLHSTECHTEPRTVSHTAQDSVTHCTRCHTQPRTVSHTAQDSVTQSPGRCHTLHKVSHRAQDSVTQSPGQCHTEPRMVSHTAQDSVTHCTRCHTQPRTVSHTAQDSVTHSTGCHTHSRTVSHTAQDSVTHSPGQCHTEPRTVSHTAQGVTHSTGQCHTQHRVSHRAQDSVTHCTAQSVTQSPGQCHTQHRTVSHTAQGVTQSPGRCHTHSRTVSHCPAQAEPGQLPGCRGTKASLAPAGPGTAPAAPTPQTLPEGLLQHTTDSLQELLQTLATNESTITELCVNY; encoded by the exons at ggacagggatggacaggaCACGATGTACATGGAGCACACAGGATGGACAGGACATGGAATTCCATGGATTGTACAGGACATGATGCACACAGGCTGTACAGGATGTGACACATGGGGACTGTACAGGACATGGAGTTCCATGGGCTGGACaggacacagagcacacacactgcacagcacagagtgtcacacagagcccaggacagtgtcacacacagcccaggacaGTGTCACACACTGCACaaggtgtcacacacagcccaggacagtgtcacacacagcccaggacagtgtcacacagagcccaggacgGTGTCACACACTGCACAAGGTgtcacacagagcccaggaca GTgtcacacagagcccaggacagtgtcacacagagcccaggatggtgtcacacacagcccaggacaGTGTCACACACTGCACaaggtgtcacacacagcccaggacagtgtcacacacagcccaggacagtgtcacacacagcacagggtgTCACACACATTCCAGgacagtgtcacacacagcacaggacagtgtcacacacagcccaggacagtgtcacacagagcccaggacggtgtcacacacagcacagg gtgtcacacacagcacaggacagtgtcacacacagcacagggtgtcacacagagcacaggacaGTGTCACACACTG cacagcacagagtgtcacacagagcccaggacagtgtcacacacagcacaggacagtgtcacacacagcacagggtgtcacacagagcccaggacgGTGTCACACACATTCCAGGACAGTGTcacactgcccagcacaggcagagcccgggcagctcccaggctgcagaggaactAAAGCAAGCCTGGCCCCTGCTGGCCCCGGGacggctcctgctgccccaacACCACAAACTCTGCCTGAAGGGCTCCTTCAGCACACCACAGACTCACTGCAAGAGCTGCTTCAAACATTAGCCACTAATGAGTCAACAATTACAGAACTCTGcgttaattattaa